In Treponema sp. OMZ 798, the following proteins share a genomic window:
- a CDS encoding CvpA family protein, which translates to MQIGSADIVFLIILTFFAVKVTVTGFIDEFFSKAAVIVGGLIAFLFYKLLTPVITELLGEKSLSAVIAFLILFLSAYLIIKLVQVFLGSLFSNESLKNLDRSLGFFLGLVEGLIVIGVILMLINIQTFISFDKILSESIFAKILSPFILDITKQL; encoded by the coding sequence ATGCAGATAGGTAGTGCCGATATAGTTTTTTTGATTATATTAACTTTTTTTGCCGTCAAGGTTACGGTAACGGGTTTTATAGACGAGTTTTTTTCAAAGGCTGCCGTAATAGTCGGAGGGCTTATAGCATTTTTGTTTTATAAATTGCTTACTCCCGTAATTACCGAGCTTCTTGGAGAAAAATCCTTATCGGCTGTTATAGCCTTTTTAATTTTATTTTTGTCTGCTTATTTGATTATAAAACTTGTGCAAGTTTTTTTAGGCTCCCTTTTTTCAAACGAGTCATTAAAAAATTTGGACAGGTCATTGGGCTTTTTTTTAGGCCTTGTCGAGGGATTGATTGTGATAGGCGTTATCCTAATGCTCATCAATATTCAAACCTTTATTTCGTTTGATAAGATATTAAGCGAAAGTATTTTTGCTAAAATACTTTCTCCGTTTATTTTAGATATAACTAAGCAGTTATAG
- a CDS encoding Rpn family recombination-promoting nuclease/putative transposase produces the protein MTKKKECLNPKTDWVFKLMFSKGEKGNKALVGFLNAFLEDSYGKIKKADILNTELTRDAPNGETYHLDFLIKTDSGLIIDLEMQQFWKNNYPIRNQMYLLRIASRFLKMEPKETDPFFAISLSVFGCDIPKNVELVQMSKTSVIQYIYVELNKLIGYTMKKSITEYTPKDFWIRFLTKYEEDKKSGMLEKLCELEEGIKMAEETLLWVTEEERQMARELSKEKYQMFLEAERADARREGLADGAYQKARETAASFKRLGVDIAKIVEGTGLSREEVETL, from the coding sequence ATGACGAAAAAAAAAGAATGTTTAAATCCCAAAACTGATTGGGTATTCAAATTGATGTTTTCAAAAGGAGAAAAAGGAAACAAGGCTCTTGTTGGTTTTTTAAATGCCTTTTTGGAAGATTCTTACGGTAAAATTAAAAAAGCCGATATTTTAAATACCGAGCTTACCCGTGATGCCCCCAATGGAGAAACTTATCATCTTGATTTTCTGATTAAAACCGATTCAGGTCTCATTATAGATCTTGAGATGCAGCAGTTTTGGAAAAACAATTACCCGATACGAAATCAGATGTATTTGCTCCGTATTGCCTCACGCTTTTTAAAAATGGAACCAAAAGAAACGGATCCGTTTTTTGCCATAAGTCTTTCCGTTTTCGGTTGTGATATACCGAAAAATGTAGAGCTTGTACAAATGTCAAAAACATCGGTAATTCAATATATTTATGTTGAATTAAACAAGTTAATAGGTTATACTATGAAAAAGAGCATAACAGAGTATACCCCAAAAGATTTTTGGATAAGGTTTTTAACTAAGTATGAAGAAGATAAAAAAAGCGGAATGTTGGAAAAATTATGTGAGTTAGAGGAGGGGATAAAAATGGCTGAAGAAACACTACTGTGGGTAACTGAAGAAGAAAGACAAATGGCTAGAGAATTGTCCAAAGAAAAATATCAGATGTTCTTAGAAGCGGAAAGAGCCGATGCCAGAAGAGAAGGTTTAGCTGATGGTGCATATCAAAAAGCCAGGGAGACAGCGGCTTCTTTTAAGCGGCTTGGTGTAGATATTGCCAAAATAGTTGAAGGGACAGGCTTAAGCAGGGAAGAAGTAGAGACTCTTTAG
- a CDS encoding haloacid dehalogenase-like hydrolase codes for MLKDYALILKTGNWEPQNKKRLEKLIREKAFNGNYAVFDWDFTSIFYDTQDNLFVYQIENLKFNLTPEEFDQTIRAGIPQDVILPHTANLEGKALTAGELSDDLNERYDFLYKNYSGFGGKMSLAEITLTEEFIDFKAKMLVLMRGAASLCGVDIGQSVSTGMTIEELSALTEKAIDQGLKDEIKTYTLRSSSVLKGRAGEVEGGYRKGLRIQEEMQNLFSALKENGIEVYICSASQEDNVRVFASHPKYGYNLESKNVFGRRRLLDKNKKLTVINDTSIPATRREGKAEAIKKVLAPKHQNKAPVLIAGDGDGDFFMMDAFKDEALILIFNRSPKKEAKIFPLLMRGIKERENPETGIIVQHRDNGKGRFISKAPDEERPLDSLPEK; via the coding sequence ATGCTTAAAGATTATGCTTTAATTTTAAAGACGGGAAATTGGGAGCCTCAAAATAAAAAGAGGCTTGAAAAGCTGATAAGAGAAAAGGCTTTTAACGGAAACTATGCAGTTTTTGACTGGGATTTTACTTCGATTTTTTATGACACACAGGATAACCTCTTTGTATACCAGATTGAAAATCTTAAGTTTAATTTAACCCCCGAAGAATTTGATCAAACCATAAGGGCAGGAATTCCTCAAGATGTGATTTTGCCGCATACGGCAAACCTTGAAGGGAAGGCCTTAACTGCAGGCGAACTTTCCGACGATTTAAACGAGCGATACGATTTTTTATATAAAAATTATTCCGGCTTCGGCGGAAAAATGAGCCTTGCAGAAATTACCTTAACCGAAGAGTTTATAGATTTTAAAGCGAAGATGCTGGTTTTGATGCGCGGAGCAGCCTCCCTTTGCGGAGTAGACATCGGCCAATCGGTAAGCACAGGCATGACGATAGAAGAGCTGTCGGCCCTTACCGAGAAGGCAATAGACCAAGGCTTAAAGGATGAAATAAAAACCTATACCCTAAGATCCTCATCGGTTTTAAAAGGAAGGGCCGGAGAGGTAGAAGGCGGATATAGAAAGGGCTTGCGTATTCAGGAAGAAATGCAAAACCTTTTTTCGGCTTTAAAAGAAAACGGAATCGAGGTCTATATTTGCTCGGCCTCCCAAGAAGACAATGTACGCGTATTTGCCTCCCACCCAAAGTACGGGTATAATCTTGAAAGTAAAAACGTTTTCGGAAGACGAAGACTTCTTGATAAAAATAAAAAGCTTACGGTTATAAACGACACTTCGATCCCTGCAACAAGGCGGGAGGGAAAGGCAGAAGCAATAAAAAAAGTACTTGCCCCCAAACACCAAAACAAGGCTCCCGTTTTAATAGCAGGAGACGGTGACGGAGACTTTTTTATGATGGATGCCTTTAAAGATGAGGCCTTAATCCTAATCTTTAACCGAAGCCCAAAAAAGGAAGCAAAAATATTTCCGCTTTTAATGAGAGGGATTAAAGAAAGAGAAAACCCCGAAACAGGAATAATTGTGCAGCACAGAGATAACGGGAAAGGCCGGTTTATCTCTAAGGCCCCGGACGAGGAAAGGCCCTTAGACAGCCTTCCTGAAAAGTAA
- the murG gene encoding undecaprenyldiphospho-muramoylpentapeptide beta-N-acetylglucosaminyltransferase produces MKCVVFTGGGTGGHIFPGLAVAEVLSSSSECRIVWIGSAKGLDRKIVESSALHSASPSVLEFKGVPAGKLRRYFSFQNFIDVFKVAAGFIKSFFILLRLKPIFVFSKGGFVSVPPCAAAKLLKIPVITHECDFSPGLATKINSKFANHIMVSYQETTELLPASIRSKLICTGNPVRLSFYSGSPEKGRTFLNIQQDLPVLFVLGGSLGARQLNDLISDSIEYLVKHFVVVHQIGEANMDQGQKIKEALLNSSPQFAENYKPYPFIKNEMADVLSLSSIVVSRAGANTVWESAAAGKPMILVPLEKGSSRGDQIENAEFFKKKGAAEILLGEDVRPDVFISLLRDLGFEENGSGNDRLKNMAKASAALAGEKPAVIISDFLKSFFTSKNGEL; encoded by the coding sequence ATGAAATGTGTTGTTTTTACCGGAGGCGGAACAGGGGGACATATTTTCCCGGGACTGGCCGTTGCCGAGGTGTTAAGCTCTTCTTCGGAATGTAGGATAGTTTGGATAGGCTCTGCTAAGGGCCTTGACCGCAAAATAGTCGAATCTTCGGCTCTTCATTCGGCCTCTCCTTCAGTTCTCGAATTTAAAGGGGTCCCTGCCGGAAAATTAAGGCGGTATTTTAGTTTTCAAAATTTTATAGATGTTTTTAAGGTCGCCGCAGGCTTTATAAAGTCTTTTTTTATTCTTTTAAGGTTAAAACCTATTTTTGTTTTTTCTAAGGGCGGCTTTGTTTCGGTGCCTCCCTGCGCTGCGGCAAAGCTTTTAAAGATTCCCGTTATCACTCACGAGTGCGATTTTTCGCCGGGCCTTGCAACTAAGATTAATTCCAAATTTGCAAATCACATCATGGTTTCATATCAAGAAACTACGGAGCTTTTACCGGCCTCTATCCGCTCAAAGCTTATCTGCACGGGGAACCCTGTCCGCTTAAGTTTTTATTCGGGCAGCCCTGAAAAGGGCCGTACCTTTTTAAATATACAGCAGGACTTACCCGTTCTCTTTGTATTGGGCGGAAGCCTCGGTGCAAGGCAATTAAACGATTTGATTTCAGATTCGATCGAGTACCTTGTAAAACATTTTGTTGTAGTTCATCAGATTGGGGAAGCCAACATGGATCAGGGGCAAAAAATTAAAGAAGCCCTTTTAAACTCCTCTCCACAATTTGCAGAAAATTATAAACCCTATCCTTTTATAAAAAATGAGATGGCTGATGTTTTAAGCCTGTCTTCAATTGTTGTGTCGCGGGCCGGCGCCAATACTGTTTGGGAATCGGCTGCTGCAGGTAAGCCTATGATCCTGGTTCCTCTAGAAAAGGGAAGTTCGCGCGGCGATCAAATAGAAAATGCCGAATTCTTTAAGAAAAAGGGTGCTGCAGAAATTCTTTTGGGCGAGGATGTAAGGCCCGATGTTTTTATAAGCCTTTTACGGGATCTGGGCTTTGAAGAAAACGGAAGCGGAAACGATAGGCTTAAAAACATGGCTAAGGCCTCGGCAGCTCTTGCAGGCGAAAAACCGGCCGTTATAATTTCGGACTTTTTAAAAAGTTTTTTCACCTCTAAAAACGGAGAGCTTTAA
- a CDS encoding RlmE family RNA methyltransferase — MAKNKYSEPDYWSKKAFSENYPARSVYKLEEMNKKFNLFSPGDKVLDLGAAPGSWTVYVLRFLNREGRVTAVDLKPLDSSVYDERLNFFQGDMFDKGIIKSVKELGPYDAVICDAAPATTGNKTVDTARSSGLVELAIYYAQEQLKQGGAFVVKIFQGGDQQIHLNNLRKYFKTARAFKPEACRSSSFETYLIGLDFKG, encoded by the coding sequence ATGGCAAAAAATAAATACAGCGAACCGGATTATTGGTCAAAAAAAGCTTTTTCGGAAAACTATCCTGCACGCTCCGTGTACAAGCTTGAAGAGATGAATAAAAAATTCAATCTTTTTTCGCCCGGCGATAAGGTCTTGGATTTGGGTGCTGCTCCCGGAAGCTGGACTGTCTATGTTCTTCGCTTTTTAAATAGAGAGGGAAGGGTAACTGCCGTAGATTTAAAGCCCTTGGATTCTTCTGTCTATGATGAGCGTCTTAATTTTTTTCAAGGTGATATGTTCGATAAGGGGATTATAAAATCGGTAAAAGAGCTTGGACCCTATGATGCTGTCATCTGCGATGCAGCCCCCGCAACTACAGGCAACAAGACCGTCGATACTGCCCGCTCCTCAGGCTTGGTAGAGCTTGCAATTTATTATGCCCAAGAACAGCTCAAACAAGGCGGGGCCTTTGTGGTCAAGATATTCCAAGGAGGGGATCAGCAAATCCACTTAAACAACTTGCGGAAATATTTTAAGACGGCAAGGGCCTTTAAACCGGAGGCCTGCCGCAGTTCAAGTTTTGAAACTTACTTGATAGGTTTGGATTTTAAGGGTTAG
- a CDS encoding sigma-54 dependent transcriptional regulator has product MKFTVLVIDDEKNIREGLAMALEDEGYGVITADNGKTGLDIALKEDVDLVITDLKMPELSGEDVLREVISKTPGVPVIVLTGHGTVETAVEAMRMGAYDFLTKPLDLERLFLLAKRALQNRALVLQNRALLHDIETKQSFENIIGKSPLMEKVFEDIKKVAPTKASVLITGETGVGKELIAQAIHNLSSRKDKPFVQVHCASFAESLLESELFGHEKGAFTGAVQRTRGRFEIANGGTLFLDEIGEVNQMIQVKLLRVLQEKKFERVGGTETLSVDTRIIAATNRDLIEEIKKGNFREDLYFRLNVVHIHVPPLRERKEDIPLLAAAFIKDFAEENDKKIDSLEPRARTAIYNYEWPGNIRQLQNCIQSAVVMSSDNVIHFDDLPAALREKAEASSIRIPMGVNMAEAEKQIILQTLANQNNNKSKTADILGIGRRTLHRKLDEYAAEIAEDTAQMLEEKEAQSKKEKSNGKK; this is encoded by the coding sequence ATGAAATTTACTGTTTTGGTTATAGATGACGAAAAAAATATCCGTGAAGGTCTTGCAATGGCCTTGGAAGATGAAGGTTACGGGGTAATCACGGCCGACAACGGAAAAACAGGGTTGGATATTGCCTTAAAAGAAGATGTCGACCTTGTAATTACCGATTTAAAAATGCCCGAGCTTAGCGGCGAAGATGTGCTCCGTGAGGTTATTTCAAAAACTCCCGGAGTTCCCGTAATTGTGTTAACCGGTCACGGCACGGTAGAGACGGCCGTTGAAGCCATGAGGATGGGTGCCTATGATTTTTTAACCAAGCCATTGGATTTGGAACGCCTCTTCCTCTTGGCAAAAAGAGCCTTACAAAATCGCGCCCTTGTTCTTCAAAACCGTGCTCTTTTACATGACATCGAGACAAAGCAAAGTTTTGAAAACATCATAGGGAAGAGCCCCCTTATGGAAAAGGTTTTTGAGGATATAAAAAAGGTGGCTCCCACAAAGGCAAGCGTTTTAATTACCGGAGAAACGGGAGTCGGAAAAGAGCTGATCGCTCAGGCCATTCATAATCTTTCTAGCCGGAAGGATAAGCCCTTTGTACAGGTTCACTGTGCTTCCTTTGCCGAAAGCCTCTTGGAGTCGGAACTTTTCGGTCACGAAAAAGGAGCCTTTACGGGAGCAGTTCAGCGTACCCGAGGCCGTTTTGAAATTGCAAACGGCGGAACCCTTTTTTTGGATGAGATAGGCGAGGTCAACCAAATGATACAGGTAAAGCTCTTGCGCGTTCTCCAAGAAAAAAAGTTTGAAAGGGTAGGCGGAACCGAAACTCTTAGTGTCGATACAAGGATAATTGCCGCCACCAACAGGGACCTGATCGAAGAAATAAAAAAAGGAAATTTCAGGGAAGACCTTTATTTTAGATTGAATGTTGTGCATATTCATGTTCCGCCCTTGCGTGAACGTAAAGAGGATATCCCTCTTTTGGCTGCCGCCTTTATCAAAGATTTTGCCGAAGAAAATGATAAAAAAATAGATTCACTTGAGCCGCGTGCACGAACTGCAATTTACAATTATGAGTGGCCGGGAAATATCAGGCAGCTTCAAAACTGCATTCAAAGTGCTGTCGTAATGAGCTCGGATAATGTAATTCATTTTGATGACCTCCCTGCCGCCTTACGCGAAAAGGCCGAGGCTTCTTCAATCCGCATTCCCATGGGTGTAAATATGGCCGAAGCCGAAAAGCAAATTATTTTGCAGACACTTGCAAACCAAAACAACAATAAGTCCAAGACTGCCGATATCTTGGGGATAGGACGCAGAACCCTCCATCGAAAGCTCGATGAATATGCGGCCGAAATTGCAGAAGATACGGCTCAGATGTTGGAAGAAAAAGAAGCTCAATCCAAAAAGGAAAAATCGAATGGCAAAAAATAA
- a CDS encoding nitrogen regulation protein NR(II), which translates to MREFMRRGIQKSPSMNEAQLRTFVKLLANEYSLLDSVMDSLNDGVIVANSENKIIKSNRAAERILGTPLGESHEKNVWEHIKIQDIADFVSYVIENESGQTSKEFNLKADMPEGKNKYIEVSVLPLVKEKKIQGTIIMIADITEKRSEEIKNRRLENLASLTNVAAAVAHEIKNPLAAISIHLQLLKKNFTACNLSINQKAQKHIGVIEEEIERLNKIVVDFLFAVRPLKFEFVPVDVNALLKNLYETFFDEFNDKGITISLNFSKDLPKIQGDERFLRQAFMNVLTNAKSAMPDGGFLDISTKSENDFLLVIISDSGQGILPEDLHKIFEPYFTTKHDGTGLGLTMTYKVIKEHGGDINVYSDYGLGTSFKFSLPIERKGAMLLLSDKTSDFDSVKDIK; encoded by the coding sequence ATGAGAGAGTTTATGAGAAGGGGAATACAAAAATCCCCGAGCATGAATGAGGCCCAGCTCCGCACCTTTGTAAAGCTGCTTGCAAACGAGTATTCTCTTTTGGACTCCGTGATGGATTCTTTAAACGACGGCGTTATAGTTGCAAATTCCGAAAACAAGATTATAAAATCGAATAGGGCCGCTGAAAGAATTTTAGGCACTCCGCTTGGCGAAAGCCATGAAAAAAATGTATGGGAGCATATAAAGATTCAGGATATTGCGGACTTTGTTTCTTATGTAATTGAAAATGAAAGCGGACAAACTTCAAAAGAGTTTAACCTTAAGGCAGATATGCCGGAAGGTAAAAATAAGTACATTGAAGTATCGGTTCTTCCCCTGGTAAAAGAAAAAAAAATTCAGGGCACGATAATTATGATTGCGGACATTACCGAAAAAAGAAGTGAAGAAATTAAAAACCGCCGCCTTGAAAATCTTGCAAGCCTTACAAATGTTGCCGCCGCCGTTGCCCACGAAATTAAAAACCCGCTTGCAGCGATCAGCATCCACTTACAGCTTTTAAAGAAAAATTTTACCGCCTGCAATTTGTCCATAAACCAAAAGGCTCAAAAGCATATAGGCGTTATCGAAGAAGAAATTGAAAGACTCAATAAAATCGTAGTGGATTTTTTATTTGCCGTGCGTCCTTTAAAATTCGAATTTGTTCCGGTAGATGTAAATGCTCTTTTAAAGAATTTATACGAAACCTTTTTTGACGAGTTTAACGATAAGGGCATAACCATTTCGCTTAACTTTTCAAAGGATCTTCCCAAAATTCAAGGCGATGAAAGATTTTTGCGGCAAGCCTTTATGAATGTATTGACAAACGCAAAATCCGCAATGCCGGACGGAGGTTTTTTGGATATTTCGACAAAGAGCGAAAACGATTTTCTTCTTGTAATTATTTCGGATTCGGGACAGGGTATCCTGCCTGAAGATCTTCATAAAATCTTTGAGCCTTATTTTACTACTAAGCATGACGGAACAGGATTGGGGCTCACCATGACTTATAAGGTTATAAAGGAACATGGAGGCGATATAAATGTTTATTCGGATTACGGATTGGGAACAAGTTTTAAATTTTCTCTCCCGATAGAACGTAAGGGTGCAATGCTTTTACTTTCCGATAAAACTTCCGACTTTGATTCGGTAAAGGATATAAAATGA